DNA sequence from the Aneurinibacillus sp. REN35 genome:
TCGGGCAATGCATTCATACATAATGTTGAAGCGGATTCGACCCGGTAAGGCCGCGGTTTCGTAAAATGGACTGCGATATACAGGCGTTGTTTAGGCAAAGGAGTTTGACGTAGATGAAAAGAAAATTAAAAGTGGGCGCAATCGCATTGTTTGCGTCGTTAACGGTATTAACCGGTTGTAATACGAAAGTGATCGAACATGAGAATCAGGCGCTGAAAACAGAACTAGAAAACGTAAAAAAACAGCTAAGCGAAAGCCGCCAGCAGACGAAGCAGGTTACTGAAGAGAAGGTAAAAGTAGAAAAGGCAATTGAGCCGCTGAAAAGCGCTGAAGCGGATGAGCAGACACTGCCGCACCTCGCATACTTTATGGAGCAGCACTCCCGACTGGCATTCCGCAGTGCATATGAATCAAGTCTTCCGCTGATCAATGGGGAAGGCGGGGCTAAGATAAAGGAGATTGCACTTACACAATTCAGACATGCATTGGCACCGCATGCCACACAGGAATACATTGATGGTGAGGTAAGCCGCTTAGAGGATTCGTGGAAGGGCAAAAACCAGATTGTCTTCCCAGTAGATAAGGTCAAACAGATTACGATGAAACAAAAAGATGAAAAGCGCGCAGTGGTTGAAGCGTTGATTATACGCTCAAGCGGCATGCAGCAATCCAATATGAATCAGCCTCCGGTAAGTGAGGACATGCTTATGACGATTACTGTGGATAAAACCGACATGGGGTGGAAGCTTACGAATACACAAACCGTTGCGGTTTCAAAAACGCAGTCTACTACAACACCACCGACGAGTCCAACAGAAGATACGACAAACAAACCCTCCTGATCCAATCAAGAGGGTTTGTTTTTTTGCGATCTATTAGCTCGAAATTGCAGCACTCTCAAATAAAATGGATGGCGCTCCATATTGACTGTGTCCCCCCGGCATCGAGAAGTCAAAGTCATTCGCCTTTTTTACGATCTGAGCGAATAGGTCGAAGAAGTTATGGGCAATCGTAATTTCTTTGATTGGTGCAGCAATATGCCCATTCTCGATGCGAAAGCCCTGTGCTGCAAGCGAGAAGTCACCGGAGACGGTGTTGGTACCAGAATGAAGACCCTGCACATCTGTAATATAGACGCCGTTATTCATTTCTTTAAATAAGGCATCAAGATCTGTTTCACCGTTTGGAATCTGGAGGCGGTGCGGTGCGATTTGTATCGTGCCTTTGTAGCTTCGAATACCGTGGCCTGTTGGTGCTTGCTTCATCTCTGCTGCGGTGTGCAGGCTGTGAAGATAGCTATTAACCACGCCGTCACGAACTAGATATCGTTTTGCTGTATCCATGCCCTCATCATCGAAGAGGACGCGCTCATGTCCGGACTGCGGATCATCAAATAGGTCAAGGGAACCGAATACCTTCTCACCAAGCTGTCCCTCAAGCCGAGAAGTGCCTTGCAGCACACTTCGCGCCGAGAAGATCGTGCTATAGATTCCGAGCAGCGAGCAGACGACCCGGCGGTCAAGCACGGTGCTATACCGTCCGGTTGGGATCGGTTTACCGCCCAGTTTGCGACGAGCTTTGCTCACTGCCTTGTCAATCAGACTCGCGCGGTCGAGTGAAGCCAAATCGCCAAAATAGTATGCGCTATCAGTCTCAACCTCATCGCCTCGCTTAACGATAACAGACAGGTACGCCATCTGATAGTTGGAGCGGTATGTCTTATTTAATCCGTACGAATTAGTAATGTGCCGCATTCCTTCGCCTATACTTACTTGTGCATTGCTTACATCAGATACTTCTTGCGCTGCCCTTGCTTCTGCTTCAAGGGAGAGGGCAAGCTGAATGCTCTCTTCTTCCGAAAGTACAGGATGCTGATCCTCCCAGCTTCCTTCCTGCTTTTCTGCAAGCAGCGGCTCTTTTTCCTTCATTAGCGATGCATTGTCTTTGACCATATCCAGCAACGCTTCCAATTCACGGGGCTTCCGTCGTTCCGTATAGGCATATCCTGTGCCGTTTAGGTAGGTGCCGCGTACGCCAAGTCCTGAGGTTGAAGTCTTCTTGTACGACTCGATCTTCCCTTCGTAAGCCTGTACGCTGAAGTTTGCAGATTCATTGGTAAGTATCTCAAGCTCTGTGATCCGCTTCTTGCCGGCAAGCTCGAATAATTGCTCCATCATTGGCCGCTTCCTCCAATCGTCAGTTGTGATACACGCAGCGCTGGCTGACCGACATTAACCGGAATCGAGCCGCTGACAGAGCCGCACATGCCTTGACCGGGCAGGAAGTTATCACCCACCATATCGACATCATACATTGTCTGCCGCCCATTGCCGATGAGTGTGGCGCCTTTGACAGGATAGGATAGCTTCCCGTTCTCAATCATATATCCTTCAAGCACGGCGAAATTAAAGTCGCCTGTCGTTGTATTCACACTGCCGCCGCCCATCGTCTTTGCGTAAAGACCATGCTCTGTGCTAGCAATCATATCATCAAGCTTATCTGTTCCCGGTAAAATGTAGGTATTTGTCATGCGGGAGGTCGGCGCAAAGCGATATGACTGCCTGCGGGCTGAACCGGTGGCTTCCATATTCATACGCCGTGCGTTTAACTTATCAATGAGATATCCTTTTAGTACGCCACGCTCAATCAGTACATTCCGTTTGGCGGGCGCTCCTTCATCATCAATGTGAAGCGAGCCCCATTCATTGCGAATGGTACCATCGTCTACTGCCGAGATTTTGTCGCTGACAACTTTTTGTCCTATCTTTCCTGCATAAGGACCTTTGCCTTTGGCGACGGCAGTCGCTTCCATGCCATGTCCGCATGCTTCATGAAAAATTACGCCGCCGAATCCGTTATCAATGACGACAGGCATTTTTCCACCAGGACACGGTTTAGCCTCAAGCATGCGAACGGCCGTATCTGCCGCTGACTCCGCAAGAGCGCGCAAATCAAGTTCATTATAGAACTCAAAACCTTTTTGTGCGCCGGGTGCGATATATCCCCGCTGTTTCTGTCCGTCTTCTGATGCGATGGCTTCAATGAATAGGCGAGTACGAACGCGAGTATCTTCTGCCCATGTGCCTTCAGAATTAGCAATGAGAACTTTTTGCGTCTCATCAAAATAACTTGTGCGTACTTGAGAGATCGCCATATGATAGGCCATGGCGTGATGATTCACCTCAGCGAGTACGTCGCGCTTCTGCTGAATAGACACGACGCGTGGATCGATCTGAGCGAGATGGCGGGGGACGAAAAACTGTTTATGGAATGTAACGGTTTTGTTCTTGCTGCCGTCTCCCTTCGCTGCCTTGGAGAGAAGGCGGGCAGTTTCAAGTAGGTGTTCCTCGTCTTCATTGCTCGTATACGTATACAAGTAATCGTTTTCATGGAAAATGCGTATACCGATACCAAAATCCTGGCCGGAGCGCGCTTTTTCTACTTCGCCTTTGACCATGGAAATATTTTGCTCGATTTTACTCTCAACAAATACCTCGGCAAAATCACCTCCATAAGACAAAGCAGCCTGCAGCACTCGTTCAACGGTTGCTGGATGAAGCATAGTGCATCTCTCCTTTCTTCTTCTTCATTTTATACGATTATAATGTAAGATAGGATACTTAAAATAGAAGGGGTTTAGCAGAAATATGTATTTTGTATATATCCTACAATGTGTTGACGGTTCATTTTACACGGGATGCACAACAAATATGGCGGAGCGCCTTAAAAAGCATAATGCAGGCAAAGGTGCACGCTATACACGCGGACGTATCCCCGTTGAGGTTGTATATATAGAGGAAGCGGCTGATAGAAGCGCTGCGTTAAAGCGCGAATACGCAATAAAGCAATTTTCTAGGCAGCAAAAAGAACAACTGGTCAATGGGTGGAAGAATGAGGATGCGTAAAAAAGTGCAAAGTGCACACCTTAACTACGGGAGGTGAGAATCATGGCTAAACGTACGAAGGCAGGCACGAACATCAACCAAGTACGTCAACAAAACCAAGCTGCTCAACAACAGGCTCAGCAACAAAATCAACAACAATTTGCTACTGAGTTTGGCAGCGAAACGGACGTACAAGCTGTTCGCCAGGCTAACCAACAATCTCAAGCAAAGTCTGCTCAAAAGCAGCAACAGCAAAACCAACAATAACGCACGAAGCTTCATCTTAAGCTCCGGCATGTGTCGGAGCTTTTCTTTATGTGCGGAAATGGAAAAATTTTTTATTTAAAAATGCTTGCACACAATTTTACTACGTGATATATTTGTATATGTCGCCGCTAAATTTTAGCGGAATTGTACTTTGAAAACTGGATAGTGAAGAAAAATGCGCAAGTAGGAAAGATCCAATTGTAAGGTGATAACCCTTTGAAGGTTAAGCTACAAAGGGCGCACGGTGGATGCCTTGGCGCTAGGAGCCGATGAAGGACGTGGCGAACGACGAAATGCTTCGGGGAGCTGTAAGCAAGCTTTGATCCGGAGATGTCCGAATGGGGGAACCCACGATTCGTAATGGGATCGTACTCTTGTCTGAATCCATAGGGCAAGGAGAGGCATACCAGGGGAACTGAAACATCTAAGTACCCTGAGGAAGAGAAAACAATAGTGATTCCGTCAGTAGCGGCGAGCGAACGCGGAGGAGCCCAAACCAGAAGGTTCGCCTTCTGGGGTTGTAGGGCGTCTCACATGG
Encoded proteins:
- a CDS encoding TldD/PmbA family protein is translated as MMEQLFELAGKKRITELEILTNESANFSVQAYEGKIESYKKTSTSGLGVRGTYLNGTGYAYTERRKPRELEALLDMVKDNASLMKEKEPLLAEKQEGSWEDQHPVLSEEESIQLALSLEAEARAAQEVSDVSNAQVSIGEGMRHITNSYGLNKTYRSNYQMAYLSVIVKRGDEVETDSAYYFGDLASLDRASLIDKAVSKARRKLGGKPIPTGRYSTVLDRRVVCSLLGIYSTIFSARSVLQGTSRLEGQLGEKVFGSLDLFDDPQSGHERVLFDDEGMDTAKRYLVRDGVVNSYLHSLHTAAEMKQAPTGHGIRSYKGTIQIAPHRLQIPNGETDLDALFKEMNNGVYITDVQGLHSGTNTVSGDFSLAAQGFRIENGHIAAPIKEITIAHNFFDLFAQIVKKANDFDFSMPGGHSQYGAPSILFESAAISS
- a CDS encoding gamma-type small acid-soluble spore protein yields the protein MAKRTKAGTNINQVRQQNQAAQQQAQQQNQQQFATEFGSETDVQAVRQANQQSQAKSAQKQQQQNQQ
- a CDS encoding TldD/PmbA family protein — encoded protein: MLHPATVERVLQAALSYGGDFAEVFVESKIEQNISMVKGEVEKARSGQDFGIGIRIFHENDYLYTYTSNEDEEHLLETARLLSKAAKGDGSKNKTVTFHKQFFVPRHLAQIDPRVVSIQQKRDVLAEVNHHAMAYHMAISQVRTSYFDETQKVLIANSEGTWAEDTRVRTRLFIEAIASEDGQKQRGYIAPGAQKGFEFYNELDLRALAESAADTAVRMLEAKPCPGGKMPVVIDNGFGGVIFHEACGHGMEATAVAKGKGPYAGKIGQKVVSDKISAVDDGTIRNEWGSLHIDDEGAPAKRNVLIERGVLKGYLIDKLNARRMNMEATGSARRQSYRFAPTSRMTNTYILPGTDKLDDMIASTEHGLYAKTMGGGSVNTTTGDFNFAVLEGYMIENGKLSYPVKGATLIGNGRQTMYDVDMVGDNFLPGQGMCGSVSGSIPVNVGQPALRVSQLTIGGSGQ
- a CDS encoding GIY-YIG nuclease family protein; this translates as MYFVYILQCVDGSFYTGCTTNMAERLKKHNAGKGARYTRGRIPVEVVYIEEAADRSAALKREYAIKQFSRQQKEQLVNGWKNEDA